The sequence GCTGAGGTCCACCACCCCGAGCACCCGCCCGGTGCCCGGATGGATCACTGGAGCCGAGTAGCACACCCAGTCGTGAACGGCCTGCACAAAATGCTCGGCAGAGAACACCGCTTGAGGCTTGCGGGTGTGCATGGCGAGGGCCAGAGCATTGGTCCCAACATGCTTTTCTCCCCAGTGCCCGCCCGGCACAAAACCCACATTCTCAGAAATGCGGGCCATCCGGGGGCTTGCCGCACTCCAGAGCAGCACCCCCTCTTCATTGCTGATGGCGGCCACAAAATCCCCCTGTTTGGCCAGATCGGAGAGGTTGGGCAAAATGGGTTCGCAGGCCATCGAAAGCTCGCTTTCCAGCCACCAGCGGTAAGCGAGGTTCATGTCCACCACTTTGGGTTTGGCCTGATCGGCCTGCACCAGACCTCTGGAGCGCTCCCACGAGTGCAGCACCTCCACACGGGTTTCAGGCAGCATCCCCTGCTGGTATTGCTGCCATGCCGCTTCCAACTTTTGACGGCTCATGCCCAGTTCGTTCACAGCATCTCCTCGAAAAAACAGCCGGGATTGAAAAACATTCAGTGTGGATCGGTTGGGGTATGGATTTCAGTGTACTCCTCTTCGGTGAAAAGTCTGGAGCGGATCAGGAAACGCACACCCAGAGGGGCTTCCAGACTGAACCCACTGCCCCTCCCCTTCACCACATCCACGGTCAGGTGGGTGTGCTGCCAGTACTCAAACTGGCTTTTGCTCATGTAGAAAGGCGTTTCTGCAAGGTGGCCCAGCAAAACATCGCTGTCTCCGGTTTGAAATTCGCCTCTGGGATAACACATTGGGGCACTTCCATCACAACAACCACCGCTCTGGTGGAACATCAAAGGGCCGTGTTTCTGCTCAAGGCTGTCCAGCAAAGAGCGGGCCTCGGGTGTGATGTCTACGCGGTTCATGAATCACCTCTTTTCTGAATGTCTCCCCTCCTATACCCCCTCCGCTGTCTATGACAGATCCTCCCCCAGAGGGGGAGGAAAGCGAAGCGAGGTGGGGGTTTAAAAGAAGCCCAGAGGTTTGGTGCTGTAGCTCACCAGCAGGTTTTTGGTTTGCTGGTAGTGGTTCAGCATCATCTTGTGGGTTTCGCGGCCAATGCCGGACTGCTTGTATCCGCCGAAAGCAGCGTGGGCCGGGTAAGCGTGGTAGCAGTTGGTCCAGACGCGACCTGCTTTGATGGCGCGGCCCATCCGGTAAGCGGTGTTCATGTCTCGGGTCCAGACCCCCGCCCCCAGACCGTACAGGGTGTCGTTGGCAAGGGAGAGGGCTTCTTCGGTGTCCTTGAAGGAGGTGACCGCCACCACAGGTCCGAAAATCTCTTCCTGAAAAATCCGCATGCGGTTGTTGCCTTCAAAGATGGTGGGTTTCACGTAGTAACCGTCTTTGAGGTCGCCGTCCAGCAGGTTGCGGCTTCCTCCGGTGCGCACGGTTGCCCCTTCCTGACGGCCAATGTCCAGATAGGAGAGGATCTTTTCAAGCTGGTCGTTGGAGGCCTGCGCACCAATCATGGTGTCCATGTGGAGGGGATCCCCCTGAATGATCTGCTCGGTGCGCTTCACCACCCGGTCCATGAACGCGTCGTAAATGGACTCGTGGATCAGGGCGCGACTCGGGCAGGTGCACACCTCACCCTGATTGAGGGCAAACATCACGAAGCCCTCTACGGCTTTATCCAGGAAGTCATCGTCCTGGGCCATCACATCGGGGAAGAAAATGTTGGGGCTCTTTCCCCCCAGTTCCAGCGTCACTGGAATGATGTTCTGGCTGGCATACTGCATGATCAGGCGTCCGGTGGTGGTTTCACCTGTAAAGGCCACCTTGGCGATTCTGGAACTGGTGGCCAGAGGTTTGCCGGCCTCAATGCCGAAACCGTTCACCACATTCAGGACGCCGGGGGGCAGCAGGTCCTGAATGAGCTCCATCACCTTCAGGATGCTCCAGGGGGTTTGCTCGGCAGGTTTCAGCACCACGCAGTTGCCCGCAGCAAGGGCAGGGGCCAGTTTCCATGCAGCCATCAGGATTGGGAAATTCCAGGGGATGATCTGCCCCACCACACCCAGAGGCTCATGGAAGTGGTAAGCCATGGTGTCGTGGTCCACTTCACCAATCGAGCCTTCCTGAGCCCGGATCACGCCAGCGAAATACCGGAAGTGGTCAATTGCCAGAGGAAGATCGGCAAAGGTGGTTTCACGCAGGGGTTTGCCGTTTTCCCACGACTCGATCATGGCAAGGCTGGAGAGGTTCTCTTCCAGACGGTCCGCAATTTTCAGCAAAATGCGGGAGCGCTCGGTGGTGCTGGTCTGACCCCATTTGTCTGCGGCTTTGTGTGCAGCATCAAGGGCTTTTTCAATGTCTGGAGCAGTGGAACGGGCAATCTGGGTGAAAGCCCTGCCGGTCACAGGTGTGATGTTCTCAAAGTACTGGCCTTCCACAGGATCATGCCAGTCTCCACCAATGAAGTTGCCATAACGGGCTTTCACTTCAATGGGGCTGCCTTCGGCTCCAGGACGGGGGTTGGAAACGGGTTTGGCTGCGGTCATAAGGTCCTCCTGCGCGCTCCCAGAGAGGGTTCTTTCTCTGGGCCATCAAACCTGAAAGATCACCAGTTCAGCGTTCTTGCAAAGGCTGAAGTGAAACATGTTGTTGGGTTTCTTCAGGGTAAATGGAGCAGGTTGGTTGGAGGTTGGTGGGCAGGAATGGCCGAGAGCCGAGAGCCGAGAGCCGAGAGCCGAGAGCATGTTGCTGTGACTCTAGAAAAGGGTCAAGGGGAATTGTAGGGGCGAGCAGGCAGAGCATCCAATACACGGATTCGCGTTTTGTCCAAGACGGCGTGCCTCGCCCAAAAGATGCGTTTGCCAAAGCATTCAGGGCGAGGCACGCCTCGCCCCTACATCTGCCTTCTGCCTTCTGCCTTCTGCCTTCTGCCTTCTCTAGCCCTCAGCCCTCGGCTTTCCGCACATACCGCACATACTCCAGCCCCTGAAATGCTGGCAAATCCTGATCCTGCACCCAACCCATGCGCTCGTAAAGCTGGTAGCCGTATCCGGCCTGCTGACTGGTGTGCAAACCCAGAGCCTTTGCTCCGTCTTTTTCCGCTTGCTGGATGCACCATTCCATGAGTGGGCGGGCGTAACCTTTCCCTCTGGCCCGAGGGTGAACCGCCAGAAAACGCAGGTAAGCCCAGTCTTCAGGAAAATACTTGTGTGGGGTGATGTGGGGTGAAAAGTAGGCCACACAGGCTTGAATGCCTGCCTCATCCTCAAGAACAGCCCATTGTGCAGTGGGATTGTTGGCCCAGACGTTTTGCAGGCCAGAGCGCATGGTCTCCCAGCCTGCCTGTCCAACAAACCTCTGGTATTCCTGATAAGCAGCCACACATGTGTCAGAAATCTGTTGTGCATCCTCTGGTTGGGCATTTCGAATCCTGAATCCATTCATGGAAACATGATGCAAAAAGCCCACCTTCAACGCAGGAGATTTGTGCAGAAGAACGTTTCAGGTCCGGGCATAGCGTCCTCCTGAAAGTTCCATCACCACGCCAGAGAGGGCAAGCATCATCAGGTTGACCTGTGCGGTTCCAACATCCATCCCGGTCAGAACCACCACATCGTCCAAGGTTCTGGGACCGTCCAGCGTGGCGTAAATCTGGGCCTGTTCCTCTGGCAAGTCCAGTTGTGCTCTGGGAGGGGTCCTCCATCCCAACTCCAGCAGGATGTCCTCTGCCGATTCGGTCAATACGGCACCCTCACGGAGCAACTTGTGCGGTCCAGAAGCCAGAGGGTCCCCTGACCGACCAGGCACTGCAAAAACCGTTCTGCCACACTCCAGAGCAGCGTGTGCGGTGATCATGGACCCACTGGTGACTTCCCCTTCCACCACCACACTGCCCGCGCTGAGGGCCGCAATCAGGCGGTTGCGCTCTGGAAAATGGTGGGCCATCGGACGGGTGCCCAGTGGATGCTCGGAAATCAGCACCATGTGCGGTGCCAGCTTGCGGTTCTCTGGTGGGTAAATGTTGTCCACACCGCTTCCCAGAGCAGCAACGGTGACACCTCCAGCCTCGATGCACGCCTGATGGGCCACCGTGTCAATTCCCCGAGCCAACCCCGAAACCACCATCACCCCGGCAAGGGTCAGGTCCCGACTGAGGGTCCGGGTGAGTTGCACCGCCCAGGCACTGCACTTGCGCGTTCCGACAATGCCAATGGCTCTGGGCACCGTGTCCAGCACAGGCAAATCTCCCCTCACCCACAGCATGGCCGGCGGATCGGTCAAAGCACGCAAAGCTGCAGGGTACTCGGGATCGGTGAGGCCGAGTAAGCGCACCCCCACCTTTCTGGCCCGGTCCACCTCCAGAGCCGCACGGTTGGCAGCCTCCGAAGCACCCAGATGTTGCAAAGCCCGTGCATCCAGACCCTCCACCCCCTTCAAGTCTGACAGGGAAGCCTTCAAAACCTCTCGGGCAGAACCGAAGTGCTCGATCAAGCGACGCACCCGAACATTGCCCACTTGCGGGGTGAACTTCAGGGAAAGCAAAGACAGCGTTTCACTCACCTTTTCAGGATGCCGAAAAAGCTCGGGTGGGACAATAGAGTTTTCCCTTGTGCATTTGGCCTAAAACAGGGTGCTTATCCCTTACTCATGCATGTGGTGTAACATGATGGTGCCTACTGGGGACGTACATGGTTTCGATAGGGTACGCTGAAGGTAGAGTTGCGTGTCGAGGTGCCGTTGGCCTCGTTAAAAAGCGGCAAGCCATTTAACTGGCAAAAATATTTCCCTGGGTGCTCCTCGCACCCTTACCCTCGCTGCTTAATTGACAGCGACAGTGACTTCGAAGCCCAGCTGATGGCGTCGTAGAAACTGACATCAAAGTCAGCTAGCCCAGGTTCATTCCTCTACGGCCTGCGGTGAAAACAAGTTGAGGATGGCGCGAAAGCGGCCTGTTCAGGGGCAGGCATAGCGCGAGATTCAAATGCCTGAGCTACACACGTAGATGCTCGCTGGACGGTGCCTTACACGGGAGTTCGATTCTCCCCGTCTCCACCAGAAAAGCCCGAGGTTCCCATCAGGGATCTCGGGTATTTTTTTGCTCGCTGCTGTGGTTTAAAACAGAAGAATGCCCAGAGATTTCGATTTGACTGAATTGGAAATTGCATGGTTGGCAGGTCTGCTGGAGGGAGAGGGAAGTTTTTTGCGTCCTCCTCCAAGTGCGCCCCGTCAGCCCAGAGTCTGCATTCACATGACCGATGAAGATGTGGTGCAGAAAGTGGCCAGCATGTTGGGTTTGCAGTATCTGCACCTCAAGGATTTGAACCCCAACAAATGGAAACGCACTTACAAGCTGGACATCAAAGGAAGCCGGGCGTTGAAGGTCATGGAATTGGTTTACCCGCATATGGGCAAGCGACGCAGAGAACGCATTGACAAAATTCTTCACATGTTCAAAGAACAACCCATCCGTGCCCCAAAGCTCACCGAAGCCCAGGCCCGAGACATCCTCTCCCTAAAAGGTCTCTGTTCCGCCCGAGAGGTGGCCGGGCAATTTCAGCTGAGCATCAAAACCATTGAGAAAATCTGGAAGGGCAGCAGGTGGCCTCAACTTCAGGGGTCGGTGGAGGCAAAACGTCCAAGTCCCACCTCCATCACCTGATCAATGGTGTGTTCGGTCTGCTCTGGGGGTACAAAGCCTTGCA comes from Deinococcus misasensis DSM 22328 and encodes:
- a CDS encoding DUF779 domain-containing protein, whose product is MNRVDITPEARSLLDSLEQKHGPLMFHQSGGCCDGSAPMCYPRGEFQTGDSDVLLGHLAETPFYMSKSQFEYWQHTHLTVDVVKGRGSGFSLEAPLGVRFLIRSRLFTEEEYTEIHTPTDPH
- the adh gene encoding aldehyde dehydrogenase, which codes for MTAAKPVSNPRPGAEGSPIEVKARYGNFIGGDWHDPVEGQYFENITPVTGRAFTQIARSTAPDIEKALDAAHKAADKWGQTSTTERSRILLKIADRLEENLSSLAMIESWENGKPLRETTFADLPLAIDHFRYFAGVIRAQEGSIGEVDHDTMAYHFHEPLGVVGQIIPWNFPILMAAWKLAPALAAGNCVVLKPAEQTPWSILKVMELIQDLLPPGVLNVVNGFGIEAGKPLATSSRIAKVAFTGETTTGRLIMQYASQNIIPVTLELGGKSPNIFFPDVMAQDDDFLDKAVEGFVMFALNQGEVCTCPSRALIHESIYDAFMDRVVKRTEQIIQGDPLHMDTMIGAQASNDQLEKILSYLDIGRQEGATVRTGGSRNLLDGDLKDGYYVKPTIFEGNNRMRIFQEEIFGPVVAVTSFKDTEEALSLANDTLYGLGAGVWTRDMNTAYRMGRAIKAGRVWTNCYHAYPAHAAFGGYKQSGIGRETHKMMLNHYQQTKNLLVSYSTKPLGFF
- a CDS encoding GNAT family N-acetyltransferase, translating into MNGFRIRNAQPEDAQQISDTCVAAYQEYQRFVGQAGWETMRSGLQNVWANNPTAQWAVLEDEAGIQACVAYFSPHITPHKYFPEDWAYLRFLAVHPRARGKGYARPLMEWCIQQAEKDGAKALGLHTSQQAGYGYQLYERMGWVQDQDLPAFQGLEYVRYVRKAEG
- the dprA gene encoding DNA-processing protein DprA, with translation MSETLSLLSLKFTPQVGNVRVRRLIEHFGSAREVLKASLSDLKGVEGLDARALQHLGASEAANRAALEVDRARKVGVRLLGLTDPEYPAALRALTDPPAMLWVRGDLPVLDTVPRAIGIVGTRKCSAWAVQLTRTLSRDLTLAGVMVVSGLARGIDTVAHQACIEAGGVTVAALGSGVDNIYPPENRKLAPHMVLISEHPLGTRPMAHHFPERNRLIAALSAGSVVVEGEVTSGSMITAHAALECGRTVFAVPGRSGDPLASGPHKLLREGAVLTESAEDILLELGWRTPPRAQLDLPEEQAQIYATLDGPRTLDDVVVLTGMDVGTAQVNLMMLALSGVVMELSGGRYART
- a CDS encoding LAGLIDADG family homing endonuclease — translated: MPRDFDLTELEIAWLAGLLEGEGSFLRPPPSAPRQPRVCIHMTDEDVVQKVASMLGLQYLHLKDLNPNKWKRTYKLDIKGSRALKVMELVYPHMGKRRRERIDKILHMFKEQPIRAPKLTEAQARDILSLKGLCSAREVAGQFQLSIKTIEKIWKGSRWPQLQGSVEAKRPSPTSIT